In the genome of Aureimonas sp. OT7, one region contains:
- a CDS encoding FCD domain-containing protein: protein MLETTIPEHAPPARSTAASTAFAAIRRDILSGVLAPGRKLRIDGLCKAYGATINPLREALNRLTSEGLVTQEDQRGFSVAPISLEDWRDVVRARCLMEGCALGEAIRRRDEAWEERVVVALHWLSRTQHWSADEKTANPEWGPRHNAFHDALLSACGSQIMLAYCRELRERADRYRHIASTNFKRRDSLDEHRAIADAAMAGDTELAVARLTQHYMTTFAVIERYFGRMPAA, encoded by the coding sequence ATGCTCGAAACGACCATTCCGGAACACGCTCCCCCCGCCAGGTCGACGGCGGCCAGCACGGCCTTCGCCGCCATCCGGCGCGATATACTGAGCGGCGTGCTGGCACCGGGGCGCAAATTGCGGATCGACGGTCTGTGCAAGGCCTATGGCGCGACGATCAACCCCCTGCGGGAGGCGCTGAACCGCCTGACCTCCGAGGGCCTCGTCACCCAGGAAGACCAGCGCGGCTTCTCCGTGGCGCCGATCTCGCTGGAGGATTGGCGCGACGTGGTCCGCGCGCGTTGCCTGATGGAGGGCTGCGCCCTGGGCGAGGCGATCCGCCGTCGCGACGAGGCGTGGGAAGAGCGCGTGGTCGTGGCCCTGCACTGGCTGTCGCGCACCCAGCATTGGAGCGCCGACGAAAAGACCGCCAACCCTGAATGGGGCCCCCGGCACAACGCGTTTCACGACGCCCTCCTTTCCGCCTGCGGTTCGCAGATCATGCTGGCCTATTGCCGGGAACTTCGGGAGCGGGCCGATCGATACCGGCACATCGCTTCCACCAACTTCAAGCGGCGCGACTCGCTGGACGAGCATCGAGCCATCGCCGATGCGGCGATGGCCGGCGATACGGAACTGGCCGTTGCCCGGCTGACGCAACACTACATGACGACATTCGCCGTCATCGAGCGCTATTTCGGCCGCATGCCGGCGGCCTGA
- a CDS encoding ABC transporter substrate-binding protein: protein MAATGARAEDIIIATPNPSYVPLLPITVALGEGYFEDEGLNVRVEALNGSGAVLQSLASGQAQIGNPGAGPFLSARARNLDVTFLYRLNPNSSYGLVVPEASDADTPEKLRGKVIGIGTADGAEAAFTRSIFNDSGMTEGADYSFLVVGDGGLAIAAFSRGDIDAYAAATGDAAILNSRGIPVRNITPDRFRKFFGNGLAAMTAYIEENPDVVERFGRAVVKGARFAEKPENIDAVVDHIATINPQEAEDRDFVKALVEQIIVRQAPFEPAKGFGYQDHEAWVAWQDSLGQSGDLEKPVADLNAVYTNKFVERWNAVD, encoded by the coding sequence GTGGCAGCCACCGGGGCGCGGGCGGAGGACATCATCATCGCGACCCCCAACCCAAGCTACGTGCCGCTGCTGCCGATCACGGTGGCGCTGGGCGAGGGCTATTTCGAGGATGAAGGGCTCAACGTCCGCGTGGAGGCGCTGAACGGTTCGGGCGCGGTCCTGCAATCGCTGGCATCGGGCCAGGCGCAGATCGGCAATCCGGGCGCCGGCCCATTCCTGTCGGCACGGGCGCGCAATCTGGATGTGACGTTTCTCTACCGCCTCAATCCCAACAGCTCCTATGGCCTGGTCGTGCCCGAGGCGTCCGATGCCGATACGCCGGAGAAGCTCAGGGGCAAAGTCATCGGCATCGGCACGGCGGACGGCGCGGAGGCCGCCTTTACACGCTCGATCTTCAACGATTCCGGCATGACGGAAGGCGCCGACTACTCCTTCCTGGTGGTGGGCGATGGCGGACTGGCCATCGCGGCATTCTCGCGCGGCGATATCGACGCCTATGCGGCGGCGACCGGCGATGCCGCCATCCTGAACAGTCGCGGCATCCCGGTACGGAACATCACCCCCGACCGGTTCCGCAAGTTCTTCGGCAACGGGCTTGCGGCGATGACCGCCTATATCGAGGAGAACCCCGATGTGGTGGAGCGGTTCGGGCGGGCCGTCGTGAAGGGAGCCCGCTTCGCCGAGAAGCCGGAAAACATCGATGCGGTGGTGGATCACATCGCCACGATCAATCCGCAGGAGGCCGAGGACCGCGACTTCGTCAAGGCGCTGGTTGAGCAGATCATCGTCCGTCAGGCGCCTTTCGAACCGGCAAAGGGGTTCGGCTACCAGGACCACGAAGCCTGGGTTGCATGGCAGGACAGCCTCGGCCAGTCGGGCGACCTCGAGAAGCCCGTCGCCGACCTGAATGCCGTCTACACGAACAAGTTCGTGGAGCGCTGGAACGCCGTCGACTGA
- a CDS encoding alpha-1,4-glucan--maltose-1-phosphate maltosyltransferase: MDAKSSKEKSRSPKRADMPPAPDGLRMLARNRVAIEGVTPLVDGGRFAIKRLEGEPLRIEADVFCDGHEKIGAAILTRPAGEAGWTETPLVFVENDRWAGEVVFDRPGPWRFTIIGWRDAFGTWASDTRKKRDAGQVIALELKEGRALLDRAVAGKRGTKAEWAALAALISRFDALPEADSEARYALLEEDETVALLGRTGPRDELSTFEVEVPVWVDRERAGFSAWYELMPRSQSGDVNRHGTFDDVVKRLPDIQEMGFDVLYFPPIHPIGKTNRKGRNNALNAAPGEPGSPYAIGSEEGGHRDIHPELGTFDDFARLIDEARAHGLEIALDFAIQCSPDHPWIKQHPDWFDWRPDGTIKYAENPPKKYQDIVNVDFYREGAIPSLWYELRNTVLFWLDKGVRIFRVDNPHTKPFPFWEWLIAEVRAADPGVIFLAEAFTRPKLMKRLAKVGYNQSYSYFTWRNEKWELEEYLTELTQEECAEYMRPNFFVNTPDINPLYLQTSGRAGFRIRLALAASLAGNYGVYSGFELCEYEPVPGKEEYLNSEKYEIRAFDWHAPGNIRDDIAFFNRLRAEEPAMKDFRNLAFYNFYNENILYYGKRTQDRSSFLLFIVSLDPHNPQGGHFEVPLWEFGLPDNGSLKVEDLTDGRQFVWQGKVQHWWIAPSQRPYAVLRISA, from the coding sequence ATGGATGCCAAATCGTCTAAAGAGAAGTCGCGCAGCCCGAAGCGGGCGGACATGCCGCCGGCTCCGGATGGGCTGCGCATGCTCGCGCGCAACCGCGTGGCGATCGAAGGCGTGACGCCGCTTGTCGATGGCGGCCGCTTTGCCATCAAGCGGCTCGAGGGCGAGCCGCTGCGAATCGAGGCCGACGTTTTCTGCGACGGGCACGAGAAAATCGGCGCCGCCATTCTGACGCGGCCGGCCGGCGAGGCCGGCTGGACGGAGACTCCCCTGGTCTTCGTCGAAAACGACCGCTGGGCCGGCGAAGTCGTGTTCGACCGGCCGGGGCCCTGGCGCTTTACCATCATCGGCTGGCGCGATGCCTTCGGTACCTGGGCCAGCGATACGAGAAAGAAGCGCGATGCCGGGCAGGTCATCGCGCTGGAGTTGAAGGAGGGGCGCGCCCTTCTGGACCGCGCCGTTGCCGGCAAGCGTGGCACCAAGGCCGAATGGGCGGCGTTGGCCGCGCTGATCTCGCGGTTCGACGCACTGCCGGAAGCCGATAGCGAAGCCCGCTACGCGCTGTTGGAGGAAGACGAGACCGTGGCCTTGCTGGGCCGGACGGGCCCGCGTGACGAGTTGTCGACCTTCGAGGTCGAGGTGCCTGTCTGGGTCGACCGCGAGCGGGCCGGCTTTTCCGCCTGGTACGAGTTGATGCCGCGCTCGCAGAGCGGCGACGTGAACCGGCATGGCACGTTCGACGATGTCGTGAAGCGGCTTCCGGACATCCAGGAAATGGGCTTCGACGTCCTCTACTTCCCACCCATCCACCCGATCGGCAAGACCAACCGCAAGGGGCGCAACAACGCCTTGAACGCCGCCCCGGGCGAGCCGGGTTCGCCTTACGCCATCGGCTCGGAAGAAGGCGGTCATCGCGATATCCACCCGGAACTCGGCACCTTCGACGATTTCGCGCGCCTGATCGACGAGGCCAGGGCGCACGGGCTGGAAATCGCGCTGGACTTCGCCATCCAGTGCTCGCCCGACCATCCCTGGATCAAGCAGCATCCGGACTGGTTCGACTGGCGGCCCGACGGTACGATCAAATATGCCGAGAACCCGCCCAAGAAATACCAGGACATCGTCAATGTGGACTTCTACCGCGAGGGGGCCATCCCGTCGCTGTGGTACGAATTGCGCAACACGGTGCTGTTCTGGCTGGACAAGGGCGTGCGCATCTTCCGCGTGGACAATCCGCACACCAAGCCCTTTCCCTTCTGGGAATGGCTGATCGCGGAAGTGCGCGCGGCCGACCCCGGGGTGATCTTCCTGGCGGAAGCCTTCACCCGGCCCAAGCTGATGAAACGGCTTGCCAAGGTCGGCTATAACCAGTCCTACTCGTACTTCACGTGGCGGAACGAAAAGTGGGAGCTGGAGGAGTACCTGACCGAGCTGACGCAGGAGGAGTGCGCCGAATACATGCGGCCGAACTTCTTCGTCAACACGCCGGACATCAACCCGCTCTACCTGCAGACAAGCGGGCGCGCCGGCTTCCGCATCCGGCTGGCGCTGGCCGCGTCCCTGGCTGGCAACTACGGTGTCTATTCGGGCTTCGAGCTGTGCGAGTACGAGCCGGTACCGGGCAAGGAAGAATATCTGAACTCGGAAAAATACGAGATCCGGGCCTTCGACTGGCATGCGCCCGGCAACATCCGCGACGATATCGCCTTCTTCAACCGGTTGCGGGCCGAAGAGCCGGCGATGAAGGACTTCCGCAACCTCGCCTTCTATAATTTCTACAACGAGAACATCCTTTATTACGGCAAGCGGACGCAGGACAGGTCGTCCTTCCTGCTGTTCATCGTCAGTCTCGACCCGCACAACCCGCAGGGTGGCCATTTCGAGGTGCCGCTGTGGGAGTTCGGCCTGCCGGACAACGGGTCCTTGAAGGTGGAAGATCTGACGGACGGGCGGCAGTTCGTCTGGCAGGGCAAGGTGCAGCATTGGTGGATCGCCCCATCTCAGCGCCCCTATGCCGTATTGCGTATTTCAGCCTGA
- the treS gene encoding maltose alpha-D-glucosyltransferase, translating into MNEHVSVLPAVETAAPNPEANDWYKDAIIYQLHVKTYVDSNGDGIGDFEGLISRLDYIKELGVTCIWLLPFYPSPLRDDGYDIADYRAVNPSYGTMDDFERLVDEAHKRGLRIITELVINHTSDQHPWFQAARSAPAGSPERDFYVWADDDKGYDLTRIIFLDTETSNWTWDPVAGQYFWHRFYSHQPDLNFDNPRVLEEVLSVMRFWLDKGVDGLRLDAIPYLVEREGTNNENLPETHDVLKKIRAELDRVYPDRMLLAEANQWPEDTRPYFGDGDECHMAFHFPLMPRMYMALAQEDRHPITDILRQTPDIPANCQWAIFLRNHDELTLEMVTEEERDYLWATYASDKRARINLGIRRRLAPLMGNDRRKVELLNALLMSMPGTPTVYYGDEIGMGDNYYLGDRDGVRTPMQWSPDRNGGFSRADPQRLYLPLIQDPVYGYQAVNVEAQSANPASMLSWMRRLIQVRATREAFGRGEIVFLYPSNRKILAYVRQSGEDRILCVANLSSQAQAVELDLSAYAGSIPVEMLGLSAFPPIGEAPYVLSLPSYGFFWFALGAPDQVRAAGDILPAPEFTTLVITGDLKDTIPGRNRRELESVLPGFIGRQRWYSGKADAPKSVRYEIMGAPEPTNRKHILAEAIVTSRSGETQTYFLPLAARWGEANPGRDANNLPYTLALIRQGPQMGSVIDAGRDPQFCIDLTKILAAGKSLTLGDWTIEVEASAARTEALEKAQSIEADAVMPLSGEQSNTSIAIGTAAILKIYRLLRDGIQPELEVTRFLTEKTGFTAAPALLASAEVVRPDGTRAAIAALFERIENQGDAWSRITESLSRHLRDTAYGVEGVSEADEEGTGEAMFALQFDPGEAIGRRTGEMHAALQTRTGDAAFDPEEMTPEWLGAAARKAADEADAVLDKLAELRARGADGLEEEVDQLLAARSAVRQWFEAIAGGEARGVLTRIHGDFHLGQVLVARNDVVILDFEGEPGRPLEERRAKSSPLRDVAGMLRSYDYAAFAARDRTGPTDDATSERIRDTAENWRDQVSADFLAAWSQASGIDLDDAGNRALLDMFLAQKAFYELNYELSSRPAWLSIPLRGIVTLLKERQVI; encoded by the coding sequence ATGAACGAGCATGTGTCCGTATTGCCGGCCGTTGAAACCGCCGCGCCGAACCCGGAAGCGAACGACTGGTACAAGGACGCGATCATCTACCAGCTCCACGTCAAGACCTACGTGGATTCCAACGGCGACGGCATCGGCGATTTCGAGGGCCTGATCTCGCGCCTCGACTACATCAAGGAACTGGGTGTCACCTGCATCTGGCTGTTGCCCTTCTACCCCTCGCCGCTGCGCGACGATGGCTACGACATCGCCGACTATCGCGCCGTCAACCCTAGCTACGGCACGATGGATGATTTCGAGCGGCTGGTGGATGAGGCGCACAAGCGCGGCCTTCGCATCATCACCGAGCTCGTTATCAACCACACGTCCGACCAGCACCCGTGGTTCCAGGCCGCGCGCAGCGCGCCGGCCGGCAGCCCGGAGCGCGACTTCTATGTCTGGGCCGATGACGACAAGGGCTATGACCTGACACGCATCATCTTCCTGGATACGGAGACCTCGAACTGGACCTGGGACCCGGTGGCCGGCCAGTATTTCTGGCACCGCTTCTACTCGCACCAGCCGGACCTCAACTTCGACAATCCCAGGGTGCTGGAGGAAGTGCTGTCCGTCATGCGCTTCTGGCTGGACAAGGGGGTCGACGGGCTGCGCCTCGATGCCATCCCGTACCTGGTGGAGCGCGAGGGCACCAATAACGAGAACCTGCCGGAGACGCACGACGTCCTGAAGAAGATCCGCGCGGAGCTGGACAGGGTCTATCCGGACCGGATGCTGCTGGCCGAGGCCAACCAGTGGCCGGAAGACACGCGCCCGTATTTCGGCGACGGCGACGAGTGCCACATGGCTTTCCATTTTCCGCTGATGCCGCGCATGTACATGGCGCTGGCCCAGGAAGACCGGCACCCGATCACCGATATCCTGCGCCAGACGCCGGATATCCCGGCCAATTGCCAATGGGCCATCTTCCTGCGCAACCATGACGAGCTGACGCTCGAAATGGTGACGGAAGAGGAGCGCGACTACCTCTGGGCCACCTACGCCTCGGACAAGCGCGCGCGCATCAACCTCGGCATTCGCCGGCGGCTGGCGCCCCTGATGGGCAACGACCGCCGCAAGGTGGAGCTGTTGAACGCGCTCCTGATGTCGATGCCCGGCACGCCGACCGTCTATTACGGCGACGAGATCGGCATGGGCGACAATTACTACCTCGGCGACCGCGATGGTGTGCGTACTCCCATGCAATGGTCTCCCGATCGCAATGGCGGCTTCAGCAGGGCCGATCCGCAGCGTCTGTACCTGCCGCTGATCCAGGACCCGGTCTACGGGTATCAGGCTGTCAACGTCGAGGCACAGTCGGCCAACCCGGCCAGCATGCTGTCGTGGATGCGCCGCCTGATCCAGGTGCGCGCGACGCGGGAGGCATTCGGCCGCGGCGAGATCGTGTTCCTCTATCCGTCCAACCGCAAGATCCTCGCCTATGTTCGCCAAAGCGGGGAAGATCGCATCCTGTGCGTCGCCAACCTGTCCAGCCAGGCGCAGGCGGTGGAACTGGACCTGTCGGCCTATGCCGGCTCGATCCCGGTGGAGATGCTGGGGCTTTCGGCCTTTCCTCCCATCGGCGAGGCGCCTTACGTCCTGTCGCTGCCCAGCTACGGCTTTTTCTGGTTTGCGCTCGGCGCCCCCGATCAGGTGCGGGCCGCCGGCGACATCCTGCCGGCCCCGGAATTCACGACGCTGGTCATCACCGGCGACCTCAAGGACACCATTCCGGGCCGCAACCGACGCGAGTTGGAAAGCGTCCTGCCCGGCTTCATCGGGCGGCAACGCTGGTACTCGGGCAAGGCGGACGCGCCGAAGAGCGTGCGGTACGAGATCATGGGGGCGCCGGAGCCAACCAACCGCAAGCACATCCTGGCGGAAGCCATCGTGACGTCCAGGAGCGGCGAAACCCAGACCTACTTCCTGCCGCTGGCCGCCCGCTGGGGAGAAGCGAACCCCGGCCGCGACGCCAACAACCTGCCATACACGCTGGCGCTCATCCGGCAGGGGCCGCAGATGGGTTCGGTCATCGATGCCGGGCGTGATCCGCAATTCTGCATCGACCTGACGAAGATCCTGGCGGCCGGCAAGTCGCTGACGCTCGGAGACTGGACAATCGAGGTCGAGGCGTCCGCGGCGCGCACGGAGGCGCTGGAGAAGGCCCAGTCCATCGAGGCCGACGCCGTCATGCCGCTCTCGGGAGAGCAATCCAACACCTCCATCGCCATCGGCACGGCGGCGATCCTGAAGATCTATCGCCTGCTGCGCGATGGGATCCAGCCGGAACTGGAGGTGACGCGCTTCCTGACGGAGAAGACCGGCTTCACCGCCGCGCCGGCGCTGTTGGCCAGCGCCGAGGTGGTGCGCCCGGACGGCACCCGCGCGGCCATCGCGGCGCTCTTTGAGCGGATCGAGAACCAGGGCGACGCGTGGAGCCGCATCACCGAAAGCCTGTCGCGCCATTTGCGGGATACGGCCTATGGCGTCGAGGGGGTGAGCGAGGCGGACGAGGAGGGGACCGGCGAGGCCATGTTTGCCCTGCAGTTCGACCCGGGCGAGGCCATCGGCCGGCGTACCGGCGAAATGCATGCAGCCCTGCAGACGCGCACCGGCGACGCTGCCTTCGACCCGGAAGAGATGACGCCGGAGTGGCTGGGCGCCGCCGCCCGCAAGGCGGCCGACGAGGCCGATGCCGTGCTGGACAAGCTGGCGGAGTTGCGTGCCCGGGGCGCCGATGGCCTGGAAGAGGAAGTCGATCAACTGCTGGCGGCGCGGTCCGCGGTTCGCCAGTGGTTCGAAGCCATCGCCGGCGGGGAGGCCAGGGGCGTGCTCACGCGCATCCATGGCGATTTCCATCTGGGACAGGTCCTCGTCGCCCGCAACGATGTCGTCATACTGGACTTCGAGGGAGAGCCGGGCAGGCCGCTGGAAGAGCGGCGGGCCAAATCCTCGCCGCTGCGCGACGTCGCCGGCATGCTGCGCTCCTACGACTACGCAGCCTTCGCCGCGCGCGACCGCACCGGCCCGACGGACGATGCCACCAGCGAACGCATCCGCGACACGGCCGAAAACTGGCGCGACCAGGTCAGCGCCGATTTCCTGGCGGCATGGTCGCAGGCCAGCGGGATCGATCTGGACGATGCGGGCAACCGCGCGCTCCTGGATATGTTCCTGGCCCAGAAGGCATTTTACGAACTGAATTACGAATTGTCGTCGCGGCCGGCATGGCTGTCCATTCCGCTGCGCGGCATCGTCACCCTTCTCAAAGAGAGGCAGGTCATCTGA
- the glgB gene encoding 1,4-alpha-glucan branching protein GlgB: protein MAKAQSKAAVAPSLEHRLDEGAVSALENGSHGDLFSILGAHGGGAMRVMRCFRPGAEAASVVDRDGSVVAELEPQGASGLFTGTIPGTLEDYRFRFRHGSVEWEEVDPYRFGLILSDLDAYLLAEGRHYRLYEKLGAHPTHMDGVAGTRFAVWAPNARRVSVVGNFNAWDGRRHVMRHRYETGIFEMFIPGIAPGEIYKFEVVGPHGEVLPLKADPVGFLQESAPSTASVVAGLVEHEWADGDFRAKDQGWQGRDKPVTIYEVHLGSWRRGEDNSFLDYDALARELVPYVQEMGFTHVEFLPVSEHPFYGSWGYQPIGLYAPTARYGDPAGFARLVDALHKADIGVLLDWVPGHFPTDVHGLGRFDGTPLYEHPDPRRGFHKDWNTLIYDYGRTEVKNFLVANGLYWLDRFHVDGLRVDAVASMLYLDYSRNHGEWEPNIHGGRENLEAMAFLKETNERVGEYFPATATHAEESTAFPNVSRPTYEGGLGFHFKWNMGWMHDTLDYMERDPIHRRYHQHQMTFGLVYAYSENFILPLSHDEVVYGKGSLLGKMPGDQWQKFANLRAYFGFMWTHPGKKLLFMGGEFGQSAEWNHDQSLDWHLLQYREHAGVQRLVRDLNTLYRGVPALYEMDCDPAGFEWVDTSNEADSIITFLRKDKHGGPVLVVCNFTPKPHHGYRVGVPRDGFWREAMNTDADIYGGSNVGNMGGRQADAFGVNGRPFSLELSIPPLATMVFVPEE from the coding sequence ATGGCAAAGGCACAATCGAAGGCAGCCGTCGCTCCGTCACTGGAGCATCGGCTGGACGAGGGCGCCGTGTCCGCCTTGGAGAACGGCTCCCATGGCGACCTCTTCTCCATCCTGGGTGCACATGGCGGCGGCGCGATGCGCGTCATGCGCTGTTTCCGCCCGGGCGCGGAGGCCGCAAGTGTCGTTGACCGTGACGGCTCCGTCGTCGCCGAACTGGAGCCCCAGGGCGCTTCCGGTCTTTTCACCGGGACCATTCCCGGCACTTTGGAAGACTACCGCTTTCGCTTTCGCCATGGCTCGGTGGAATGGGAAGAGGTGGATCCATATCGCTTCGGCCTCATCCTCAGCGACCTCGATGCCTATCTTCTGGCCGAGGGGCGCCACTACCGGCTGTACGAAAAGCTCGGCGCGCACCCGACGCATATGGATGGTGTCGCCGGAACGCGTTTCGCCGTCTGGGCGCCGAACGCGCGCCGGGTCTCGGTGGTCGGCAACTTCAACGCCTGGGACGGGCGCCGGCATGTGATGCGCCACCGCTACGAGACCGGCATCTTCGAGATGTTCATCCCTGGCATTGCGCCGGGCGAGATATACAAGTTCGAGGTCGTCGGCCCGCACGGCGAGGTGCTGCCCCTGAAGGCGGATCCGGTGGGCTTCCTGCAGGAGTCCGCGCCATCGACGGCCTCCGTCGTTGCCGGCCTCGTCGAGCATGAGTGGGCCGACGGCGATTTCAGGGCCAAGGATCAGGGTTGGCAGGGCCGCGACAAGCCCGTCACCATCTATGAGGTGCATCTGGGCTCATGGCGCCGTGGAGAGGACAACAGCTTCCTCGACTACGACGCGCTGGCGCGCGAGCTGGTGCCCTACGTGCAGGAGATGGGCTTTACCCATGTCGAGTTCCTGCCGGTGTCGGAGCACCCGTTCTACGGGTCCTGGGGCTATCAGCCCATCGGCCTTTATGCGCCGACCGCGCGCTACGGCGACCCTGCCGGCTTCGCGCGGCTGGTGGATGCCCTGCACAAGGCCGATATCGGCGTGCTTCTGGACTGGGTGCCCGGCCATTTCCCGACCGACGTACACGGGCTTGGCCGATTCGACGGCACGCCCCTCTACGAGCATCCCGATCCGCGCCGCGGGTTCCACAAGGATTGGAACACGCTGATCTACGATTACGGACGGACGGAGGTGAAGAACTTCCTCGTCGCCAACGGGCTCTACTGGCTGGACCGCTTCCATGTGGACGGCCTGCGCGTCGATGCCGTCGCCTCGATGCTGTATCTGGACTACTCGCGCAACCATGGCGAGTGGGAGCCCAATATCCATGGCGGCCGCGAGAACCTGGAGGCCATGGCCTTCCTGAAGGAAACCAACGAGCGCGTGGGAGAGTATTTCCCCGCGACGGCGACCCATGCGGAAGAGTCCACCGCCTTTCCGAACGTGTCGCGGCCGACTTATGAAGGCGGGCTCGGTTTCCATTTCAAATGGAACATGGGCTGGATGCACGACACGCTGGATTACATGGAGAGGGATCCGATCCACCGGCGTTACCATCAGCACCAGATGACGTTCGGCCTTGTCTACGCCTACTCGGAGAACTTCATCCTGCCGCTCAGCCACGACGAGGTCGTTTACGGCAAGGGCTCGCTTCTCGGCAAGATGCCGGGCGACCAGTGGCAGAAATTCGCGAACCTTCGCGCCTATTTCGGATTCATGTGGACGCATCCCGGCAAGAAGCTTCTGTTCATGGGCGGCGAGTTCGGGCAGTCGGCCGAATGGAACCACGACCAGTCGCTGGACTGGCATCTGCTGCAATATCGCGAGCATGCCGGCGTCCAGCGCCTCGTCCGGGACCTGAACACATTGTATCGGGGCGTGCCGGCGCTCTACGAGATGGACTGCGACCCGGCCGGCTTCGAATGGGTGGACACGTCCAACGAGGCGGACAGCATCATCACCTTCCTGCGCAAGGACAAGCATGGCGGGCCGGTGCTGGTGGTCTGCAACTTCACACCGAAACCGCATCATGGCTATCGCGTCGGCGTACCCAGGGACGGCTTCTGGCGCGAGGCGATGAACACCGACGCGGATATCTATGGCGGGTCCAATGTCGGCAATATGGGCGGCAGGCAGGCCGACGCGTTCGGCGTCAACGGCCGGCCCTTCTCGCTCGAATTGTCCATCCCGCCACTGGCGACGATGGTCTTCGTTCCGGAGGAGTGA
- a CDS encoding M20 aminoacylase family protein: MPIHNRIADESPEITAWRRHLHTIPELLYDTVDTAAFIAGKLVEFGCDVVETGIGRTGVVGIVHGRSGPGGPMIGLRADMDALPIDEASGVAYASARPGSMHACGHDGHMAMLLGAARALARTRDFNGSVALIFQPAEEGGAGAKAMIEDGLFTRFPIGRVYGMHNLPGLAVGRFAMRDGPIMAATDEFAFAITGRGGHAAIPQKTADPILAGTALVSALQQIVSRNADPLDSLVVSVTEFHSGFAHNVIPDTARVSGTVRSLSAQTRDHVEARMGAIAEGIATVHGLSVTLTYRRNYPVTRNHAAEVAEAAKAAASVAGHDAVDLSCPPLMAAEDFSYMLEERPGAFIFIGNGPSAGLHNAAYDFADEAIAYGASYWIALVQRSLSGSDEAS; the protein is encoded by the coding sequence ATGCCGATTCACAACCGCATCGCCGACGAGAGCCCGGAAATCACCGCCTGGCGCCGGCACCTCCATACCATTCCGGAGCTCCTGTACGACACGGTCGATACGGCCGCCTTCATTGCCGGAAAACTCGTCGAATTCGGCTGCGACGTCGTGGAGACGGGCATCGGGCGGACAGGCGTCGTCGGCATCGTGCACGGGCGATCCGGCCCTGGCGGCCCGATGATCGGCCTGCGCGCCGACATGGACGCGCTGCCGATCGACGAGGCCAGCGGCGTTGCCTACGCGTCGGCACGCCCTGGTTCGATGCATGCCTGCGGCCATGACGGACACATGGCGATGCTGCTCGGCGCGGCCCGGGCGCTGGCCCGGACGCGCGATTTCAACGGCAGCGTCGCGCTGATCTTCCAGCCGGCCGAGGAAGGCGGCGCCGGCGCGAAAGCGATGATCGAGGATGGCCTGTTTACGCGGTTCCCCATCGGCCGCGTTTACGGAATGCACAATCTGCCGGGGCTGGCCGTGGGGCGCTTCGCCATGCGGGATGGGCCCATCATGGCCGCCACCGACGAATTCGCCTTCGCCATCACGGGCCGGGGCGGCCATGCGGCGATCCCGCAGAAGACGGCGGACCCCATCCTGGCCGGCACGGCGCTGGTGAGCGCCCTGCAGCAGATCGTCTCGCGCAATGCCGATCCGCTGGACAGCCTGGTCGTGTCGGTGACGGAGTTCCATTCCGGCTTCGCCCACAATGTCATCCCCGACACGGCACGGGTATCGGGCACGGTGCGCAGCCTCTCGGCGCAGACGCGCGACCATGTCGAGGCGCGCATGGGTGCGATCGCCGAAGGCATCGCGACCGTCCATGGCCTGTCCGTGACGCTGACCTATCGCCGCAACTATCCCGTGACGCGCAATCACGCGGCCGAGGTGGCAGAGGCCGCCAAGGCTGCTGCGTCGGTTGCCGGGCACGACGCCGTCGACCTATCCTGTCCGCCGCTGATGGCGGCGGAGGACTTTTCCTACATGCTGGAAGAGCGGCCGGGTGCGTTCATCTTCATCGGCAACGGGCCGAGCGCCGGCCTGCATAATGCCGCCTACGATTTTGCCGACGAGGCCATCGCCTATGGCGCGTCCTACTGGATCGCCCTCGTGCAGCGGAGCTTGTCCGGGTCTGACGAAGCATCATGA